One Phaeodactylum tricornutum CCAP 1055/1 PHATR_bd_32x35 genomic scaffold, whole genome shotgun sequence genomic window carries:
- a CDS encoding predicted protein: MDSNLECTAKPISSDGNVSRRETGLVFGQGPTAPKAAEPDAPFPPLPGRYQKQLLRGASVGSLRPNRDRENYGRRTRSTSLGMNGFRDLQLDVREYRGESKNEQLDGTHQRPNPVDEETLLNLTKQDKAASREATVTEMAQYRSIRQTAVVSVALMLVLQTVTATSLVRAGDVSIDEAILFTMYSVTTAGFGSVDIPFTPGFLLYLVVYMLVGIGLTTVLASQVYLYVALVTRISKSSVDQRELADRGLNNWTQAKAQGSNEENSEDENDAPAAVPHVEALKDDRRHGHLNIGQVSLSLVDRLKLFFRSSEATRCFCLTCYLVGLLLIGVIGMMSLEGWTFVEALYFSTFVMTTVGFGDYFPTKSSSIWFVIFWLPFNISFLSIFMGNLGRYYMMLSSWNVIRKEKKLRKIYGFTTPLLGEEGPSRQIADEKYQIQRHGMSATELDCIQTMGDVVRFVLGTLAADVSLLDDKSNPVSSIGALLETFMLQSSLSHPGTFEKNGVRKPSFALMVLVQERFAHIIANDIAGFHSDLCVKDTTVSMTVESIQEVANQWQVPAGALTAFRAVAFEALIFVGEKKLVSKGAEALLNLSPFEFHEIFSPLLAALADSGTMEGWLAVTTPTAAEKFPRSYV; this comes from the exons ATGGATAGCAATTTGGAATGTACCGCCAAACCTATAAGCTCAGATGGAAATGTCTCCAGGCGCGAAACTGGTTTGGTATTCGGTCAAGGACCGACAGCTCCAAAAGCCGCTGAACCGGATGCACCATTTCCTCCTCTGCCTGGTCGATATCAGAAGCAGTTACTCCGAGGAGCCTCTGTCGGATCATTGAGGCCTAACAGAGACAGGGAAAACTACGGGCGACGTACTAGATCAACGTCGCTTGGAATGAACGGTTTTCGAGACCTGCAACTTGATGTCAGGGAATATCGTGGAGAGAGTAAGAACGAGCAGCTTGATGGTACGCATCAAAGGCCGAACCCGGTAGATGAAGAAACGCTTCTCAATCTGACAAAGCAAGACAAGGCGGCATCGCGTGAGGCAACCGTAACGGAAATGGCGCAATACCGATCCATTCGTCAAACGGCGGTCGTTTCGGTCGCACTTATGCTGGTCTTGCAAACTGTGACGGCGACGAGTCTTGTCCGTGCTGGGGATGTTTCCATCGATGAAGCTATCCTATTCACAATGTATTCCGTTACGACTGCAGGGTTTGGTAGTGTCGACATACCTTTCACTCCCGGCTTTCTACTTTATCTGGTTGTATACATGTTAGTGGGTATCGGTTTGACAACGGTGTTG GCATCCCAAGTCTATTTGTATGTTGCGCTTGTGACTCgcatttccaaaagctcggTAGATCAACGGGAACTAGCTGATCGCGGCCTCAACAACTGGACACAAGCAAAAGCACAAGGTTCTAACGAGGAGAACtccgaagacgaaaacgatgctCCAGCCGCTGTGCCGCACGTAGAGGCACTGAAAGATGATCGCCGCCATGGGCACCTTAACATTGGCCAGGTGTCACTCAGCCTGGTTGACCGTCTAAAATTATTTTTCCGCTCAAGCGAAGCCACGAGATGCTTCTGTCTCACTTGCTACCTTGTTGGCTTGTTGTTAATTGGAGTAATTGGAATGATGTCACTGGAAGGTTGGACGTTTGTCGAAGCCCTCTACTTTTCAACCTTTGTCATGACAACGGTTGGTTTTGGTGACTACTTTCCCACCAAATCCAGTAGCATCTGGTTCGTCATATTCTGGTTGCCGTTTAATATCAGCTTTCTCTCCATCTTTATGGGGAATCTCGGTCGCTACTATATGATGTTGAGCAGTTGGAATGTGATCCgaaaagagaaaaagcttCGCAAGATTTATGGCTTCACCACTCCTCTCCTTGGAGAAGAAGGTCCATCCAGACAGATTGCTGACGAGAAATACCAAATTCAGCGACATGGTATGAGTGCCACAGAATTGGATTGCATTCAAACAATGGGTGACGTCGTGCGCTTTGTTCTCGGGACTCTTGCGGCAGATGTCAGCCTACTCGACGACAAAAGCAATCCAGTGTCGAGCATTGGAGCGCTGTTGGAGACGTTCATGCTCCAATCGAGTTTAAGTCACCCCGGGACTTTTGAGAAGAATGGGGTCCGGAAACCATCGTTTGCCTTGATGGTACTTGTTCAGGAACGCTTCGCTCATATCATAGCGAATGACATTGCGGGCTTCCACTCAGACTTGTGCGTCAAAGATACAACCGTTTCGATGACAGTTGAATCCATACAGGAAGTCGCGAATCAGTGGCAAGTGCCGGCAGGTGCACTTACTGCATTTCGTGCCGTCGCGTTTGAAGCCTTGATTTTTGTCGGGGAGAAGAAATTGGTGTCAAAGGGTGCTGAGGCTCTTTTAAATTTGTCGCCCTTCGAGTTTCATGAGATCTTCAGTCCCCTGTTGGCGGCTTTGGCAGACTCTGGAACGATGGAAGGATGGCTGGCGGTTACAACTCCTACAGCGGCTGAGAAATTTCCGCGGTCTTACGTTTAA
- a CDS encoding predicted protein, whose protein sequence is MPLEDSVNKHVVIVGAGMAGLACAREILSTATDSVHVTMVEASQAVGGRIRSHTEADGHVLELGAEYVHGSGTILTSWIDEFRQSGVWGQEYVNTIQEKVDDGQEQDPFFEHIFTLSHADGGGRPDETPTKDGKYGMYYINGELVMFNDPRIEPLNQALESILDLPADASISVEDALKQNEIQLSKELYDLARASYGNTAGCSDLSKLSLSMLQKFEHHWEVNEREGDYRMPHNIGISGIVGTCHTLLEQDPRFTLKLGWEATRIIQDDGSACVSSPNDCLHADAIVVTVPPPMYSRIQMELPEKKRLALEKVGFENAIKIRLSFSCRFWPELVQSIICANQAIPEIWFREYRSVTTESMVYVATAFLVSTFADDFAGRLANVTNLHQRAADLMMTQLSSILSVAIQDIEDAFINVLYFDWSNQEYARGGYMHARVGMQSSDLEALAAPSGCLFFAGEATNTEACCTIQAAMETGIRAANQILTTGFNQVALSSIACGRQPTPPM, encoded by the coding sequence ATGCCATTGGAAGACAGCGTTAACAAACATGTGGTGATCGTTGGAGCCGGCATGGCAGGCTTGGCCTGTGCCCGAGAGATTCTATCCACGGCTACCGACAGCGTTCACGTGACGATGGTCGAAGCGTCGCAAGCAGTCGGCGGACGGATTCGATCGCACACCGAGGCGGACGGGCACGTGCTGGAGCTCGGTGCCGAGTACGTACACGGGAGTGGAACAATCTTGACTTCTTGGATAGACGAATTTCGGCAGTCTGGTGTGTGGGGACAGGAATACGTCAACACTATTCAGGAAAAGGTTGACGATGGACAGGAACAGGATCCGTTTTTCGAGCACATCTTTACACTATCGCACGCGGACGGAGGAGGTCGACCTGACGAAACACCAACAAAAGATGGAAAGTACGGAATGTACTACATTAATGGCGAACTCGTCATGTTTAATGACCCTCGAATTGAGCCGTTGAATCAAGCATTGGAGAGCATTCTGGATCTTCCCGCTGATGCGTCCATTTCGGTGGAAGACGCACTTAAGCAAAACGAGATTCAGCTGTCGAAAGAGCTCTATGATCTAGCGAGAGCCAGCTACGGTAACACGGCTGGCTGCAGCGATTTGAGCAAGTTGTCCCTGTCAATGCTCCAAAAGTTTGAGCATCACTGGGAAGTAAATGAGAGGGAAGGAGACTATCGCATGCCCCATAACATCGGGATTTCAGGGATTGTCGGCACTTGCCATACATTGCTAGAACAAGATCCACGCTTTACTCTCAAACTGGGTTGGGAAGCTACACGTATAATCCAGGACGATGGGTCAGCATGCGTCTCTTCACCCAACGATTGTCTACATGCGGATGCAATTGTCGTTACGGTGCCCCCACCGATGTATTCCCGAATTCAAATGGAGCTTCCCGAGAAAAAACGACTAGCTCTTGAAAAAGTTGGATTCGAGAACGCCATTAAGATCCGCTTGTCTTTTTCGTGTCGTTTCTGGCCAGAGCTTGTTCAGAGCATCATTTGTGCAAACCAAGCAATTCCTGAAATATGGTTTCGGGAGTATCGTTCTGTCACCACAGAGTCTATGGTATACGTTGCGACCGCGTTTTTAGTCTCAACCTTTGCGGATGACTTTGCCGGTCGACTAGCAAACGTGACGAACCTTCACCAACGAGCCGCAGATTTGATGATGACACAGTTGTCCTCCATATTAAGTGTTGCAATACAAGATATCGAGGACGCTTTCATCAATGTACTCTATTTCGATTGGAGTAATCAGGAATATGCGCGAGGTGGATATATGCATGCTAGAGTCGGTATGCAGAGTTCCGACTTGGAGGCCCTGGCTGCACCCTCTGGTTGTCTCTTTTTTGCTGGAGAGGCCACCAATACGGAGGCGTGCTGCACAATTCAGGCTGCCATGGAAACAGGTATCCGTGCCGCCAATCAAATATTGACCACAGGGTTTAACCAAGTTGCGTTATCTTCTATAGCATGTGGGCGACAGCCAACGCCGCCAATGTGA
- a CDS encoding predicted protein, with product MSFSTEGDEIQTRSLYFVLFAALLATVFILAKQLHDHKRLNAVFSEAALVLMVGMITGGITRSIQAISSTNQNTDDDAVAVESVLANSILSFSPNVFFMALLPPILFHSGYGLRRELFYRHIKPIALFAAVGTLLSALVTGLSLYGIGRLGGLGAFQPSVLELLTFGSLIAATDTVSVVAVLQAKRVDPHLFYLTLGESALNDAVALVLFESFGELLEKFGENGQGTLARSTLQFGLDFSLAAVGSPALGILFGVGAALVFKRSDFRDHKMLELGLYSLCMYVPYTIAECINLSGIVSIFFAGMSARRYIVPNLSTETAHNGEAIFGLAAYLAEICIFLELGMSLWGLKAKFSWAFIGWSLLACLIGRAVAIYPLANLWNCSLKESQLNDAFVEATESFDIEVEKAQNDAGLFQDDVSVSSASTSAQIGFASRIKRKRRTPVKRKDKKISLPMMHFLWFAGLRGAVAYACARKFPGANRDEFIAATMFIVLFTIVIMGGATELVLGILKIATNVDEDKYMEEWHKQRMLKGAFHDFGMFRENDLVV from the coding sequence ATGTCGTTTAGCACGGAGGGAGACGAAATTCAGACTCGATCGCTTTATTTTGTGTTGTTTGCCGCGTTGCTGGCGACAGTTTTTATTCTGGCGAAACAGTTACACGATCACAAACGCCTGAATGCAGTCTTTTCCGAGGCTGCCCTCGTTTTGATGGTCGGAATGATAACCGGCGGTATTACGCGGAGTATTCAGGCGATCTCCAGCACCAATCAAAACACGGATGACGATGCGGTCGCGGTAGAAAGTGTACTGGCTAATTCtattctttccttttcacCAAATGTATTCTTCATGGCTTTGCTGCCTCCAATTTTGTTTCATTCGGGTTATGGACTTCGTCGAGAATTATTCTACCGTCACATTAAGCCTATTGCTTTGTTTGCAGCAGTTGGGACGCTACTTTCGGCTCTCGTCACGGGTCTTTCATTGTATGGGATTGGACGGTTGGGCGGTTTGGGTGCCTTTCAACCTTCCGTGCTGGAACTACTTACCTTTGGTTCCCTAATTGCTGCTACCGATACTGTTTCCGTAGTTGCTGTCCTACAAGCCAAAAGGGTCGATCCACACTTGTTCTACCTCACTTTGGGTGAAAGCGCGCTCAACGATGCCGTTGCTCTCGTGCTATTTGAATCCTTTGGAGAGTTGTTGGAAAAGTTTGGCGAGAACGGTCAAGGGACGCTGGCGCGGAGCACGTTGCAGTTTGGCTTGGATTTCTCCCTTGCGGCGGTTGGTTCGCCCGCTTTGGGGATCTTATTCGGAGTGGGAGCGGCCTTGGTTTTCAAACGCAGTGATTTTCGGGATCACAAAATGTTGGAGCTAGGCCTGTACAGCCTTTGTATGTATGTTCCGTACACGATCGCGGAATGCATCAATCTCAGTGGCATTGTTTCAATCTTCTTCGCGGGCATGTCGGCCCGTAGGTATATTGTGCCGAATTTGAGCACAGAAACGGCTCACAATGGGGAGGCAATCTTTGGACTAGCAGCCTATTTGGCAGAAATTTGCATTTTCTTGGAACTTGGAATGAGTTTATGGGGACTCAAGGCCAAGTTCAGCTGGGCATTCATTGGCTGGTCCCTTTTGGCTTGTCTTATTGGACGGGCTGTGGCCATCTACCCTCTCGCTAACCTGTGGAACTGCTCATTGAAAGAATCCCAGCTGAACGACGCTTTCGTGGAAGCAACCGAATCTTTCGATATAGAAGTAGAAAAGGCACAGAACGACGCCggtcttttccaagacgaTGTAAGTGTTTCCAGCGCATCGACATCCGCACAGATAGGTTTCGCATCTCGAATTAAACGAAAACGACGGACCCCGGTCAAACGGAAAGACAAAAAGATATCCTTACCGATGATGCATTTTTTGTGGTTTGCTGGTTTACGTGGTGCTGTGGCGTACGCCTGCGCCAGAAAGTTTCCCGGAGCTAACCGCGATGAATTTATTGCAGCCACCATGTTCATCGTGCTCTTCACCATCGTCATTATGGGCGGCGCGACGGAATTAGTGTTGGGGATCCTGAAAATTGCGACTAACGTTGACGAAGATAAATATATGGAAGAATGGCACAAGCAACGCATGCTTAAAGGTGCTTTTCACGATTTCGGTATGTTTCGCGAAAACGATCTTGTTGTTTGA
- a CDS encoding 2-hydroxyacid dehydrogenase (This dehydrogenase is close to D-lactate dehydrogenase || Most probably a 2-hydroxyacid dehyrdogenase, similar to D-lactate dehydrogenase, with NAD+ or NADP+ as acceptor. The model encodes for an N-terminal transcription factor domain of the CAP family, presumably activated by binding of an effector molecule.; 2-hydroxyacid dehydrogenase), translating to MEFTTERLSESSATYAAGYDAICLFVNDTAGSEVLQTLSLMGVQMIAMRCAGFDRVDTKAARAYGMTVARVPAYSPYAVAEMAIALLMTVNRKIAKASNRVKMANFTLDAGLMGMDIYGKTVGVMGTGKIGQILCRILNGFGAKLICYDVYESDEVKELGGTYVSKEDIFAQSDILFLMMPLLSATHHTINESVLPKLKKGVLLINTSRGGLIDTAALLKGLRSGIIRGVGMDVYENEQDYFFQDWSARHIEDPDLVALLGNNNVVLTAHQAFFTQEAVDKIVSTTIDNIRDFHLKRLTGQSHPNNCIPAVES from the coding sequence ATGGAGTTCACGACAGAGCGTTTGAGTGAGAGCTCAGCCACCTACGCAGCGGGCTATGACGCAATCTGCTTATTCGTCAACGATACGGCTGGCTCTGAAGTCCTACAAACTCTCAGCCTCATGGGAGTCCAAATGATAGCCATGCGATGCGCCGGTTTCGACCGGGTTGATACGAAAGCTGCGCGAGCTTACGGCATGACGGTGGCCCGGGTACCGGCGTACTCGCCTTACGCCGTAGCCGAAATGGCTATCGCTCTACTGATGACGGTCAATCGCAAGATTGCCAAAGCATCGAATCGCGTCAAAATGGCCAACTTCACGCTCGACGCCGGTCTCATGGGCATGGACATTTACGGTAAAACGGTTGGAGTCATGGGGACAGGAAAAATTGGACAGATTCTCTGCCGCATTTTGAACGGATTTGGAGCCAAACTGATTTGTTACGATGTTTACGAATCAGATGAAGTCAAGGAATTAGGCGGAACATATGTTAGCAAGGAGGACATCTTTGCTCAGTCAGATATTTTGTTCTTGATGATGCCTTTGTTGTCGGCTACACACCACACGATTAACGAATCGGTTCTCCCCAAGCTCAAAAAGGGCGTTCTCTTAATCAACACATCGCGAGGTGGTCTCATCGATACAGCGGCCTTGCTGAAAGGTCTCCGCTCGGGAATTATTCGCGGCGTAGGAATGGATGTGTACGAGAACGAACAGGACTACTTTTTCCAGGATTGGTCTGCCCGTCATATTGAAGATCCAGATTTGGTCGCCCTTCTCGGTAACAATAATGTCGTATTGACCGCTCATCAGGCCTTTTTCACCCAGGAAGCAGTGGACAAAATTGTGTCGACCACCATCGACAACATTCGTGATTTCCATCTAAAACGATTGACTGGACAGTCCCATCCGAACAATTGCATCCCAGCTGTAGAGAGTTGA
- a CDS encoding predicted protein — translation MTKSDAIRLLKETAWFADASNDFLDVIADKMELHAVDDGYVFVEEDEIMTHIFVIEEGTLSRTKKSNNSKLTRRQSLRNLSKLDRRNSLQEESVLIDTVQGRGRVTGLLHNIHEDTKAYATVTSSGPAKVWALEGKAFQSIIGTNSKFALQMMQAMSHELRGGSRSLRALMKKVKGKHRQGKEGEVEDS, via the coding sequence ATGACGAAATCCGACGCCATCCGCCTTCTCAAGGAAACCGCATGGTTTGCCGACGCGTCGAACGATTTTCTCGACGTAATAGCAGACAAAATGGAGCTGCACGCTGTGGACGACGGCTATGTCTTTGTcgaggaagacgaaatcATGACGCATATTTTCGTGATCGAGGAGGGAACACTATCGCGCACGAAAAAgtccaacaacagcaagctTACTCGTCGTCAGTCCCTCCGCAATCTGTCCAAGCTTGACCGTCGGAACTCGTTGCAGGAGGAATCCGTCTTGATCGATACCGTTCAGGGCCGTGGCCGCGTTACTGGTCTGCTCCACAACATTCACGAAGACACCAAGGCCTATGCGACGGTCACCTCGTCCGGTCCGGCCAAAGTGTGGGCCCTCGAAGGTAAAGCATTTCAATCCATCATTGGCACCAACTCGAAATTTGCGCTGCAGATGATGCAAGCCATGAGTCACGAACTCCGGGGAGGAAGTCGCAGTCTCCGTGCCCTCATGAAGAAAGTCAAGGGAAAGCATCGGCAGGGCAAAGAAGGCGAGGTAGAGGATAGCG
- a CDS encoding predicted protein: protein MAAPVLVSPRKYIAPRGQNCGELLEDGLHSSISICSEEKESSGSRLSIPKTDNASVFVSQHSRWAFPSNSTDLSGVWKPLVTDQFKRDYDEYLQNCSQTIFFRNLFRSTVGLTREEIVQDGRNLHMTSSNPMGQWKRSLVSSGWETDCNGEGARMPEPIFSKFKDPDGDEVEVEAWWEDEGTKHKSILRGKPRVKGGTFVTSRYLDATNGDILVCDSSFEPPQSNELDLNDRESKSSHFRPGFVRWKYKRLV, encoded by the exons ATGGCCGCGCCGGTTTTGGTTTCGCCTAGGAAATATATTGCACCACGAGGACAGAATTGTGGCGA ATTATTGGAAGATGGACTGCATTCATCAATATCAATTTgctcggaagaaaaagaaagctcCGGCAGTCGCTTGAGCATACCTAAAACTGACAACGCGTCCGTGTTTGTGTCACAACACAGCAGGTGGGCCTTTCCTTCCAACTCCACAGACTTATCAGGCGTGTGGAAGCCTCTCGTTACGGACCAATTTAAACGGGACTACGATGAGTATCTTCAAAACTGCAGTCAGACCATCTTCTTTCGGAATTTATTTCGCTCAACGGTTGGCCTCACGCGAGAAGAAATTGTGCAAGATGGGCGTAACCTCCACATGACGAGTAGCAATCCAATGGGGCAATGGAAGCGCTCACTAGTTTCCTCGGGCTGGGAAACAGATTGTAACGGTGAAGGTGCCAGAATGCCAGAACCTATTTTTTCAAAGTTCAAAGACCCCGACGGCGATGAGGTGGAAGTGGAAGCTTGGTGGGAAGACGAAGGTACCAAGCACAAGTCCATACTTCGCGGCAAACCCCGTGTAAAGGGCGGAACTTTTGTTACGTCACGGTATCTGGACGCTACCAATGGCGATATCCTAGTCTGCGACTCATCATTCGAGCCGCCGCAGTCTAACGAACTGGACTTGAACGACCGGGAGAGCAAAAGCTCCCATTTTCGCCCAGGTTTCGTTCGATGGAAGTACAAACGCCTTGTATAA
- a CDS encoding GABAR1 G protein-coupled GABA receptor (Contains a reliabel signal peptide and severn transmembrane domains. The model contains a glutamate-like receptor that is in the GPCR family. There is also a GABA receptor domain. The gene is upregulated under conditions of nitrate depletion.) encodes MKNYVAVFGVFRCLLLFAPSPPCVSAANETFRFGILPKSLDNPFFDPVRTGCEARADVYGNVVCVWIGPEQEEPTGAAQVEWIDRMIDQRLAGDPEALDGLAISVVNEESVKEPIRRALDSGMSVICFDSDAANSDRQAFVGTDNVAFGEQLGKVLLQLQPTGGMFALVSIQTPNLELRVRGIRSALSGSTWTEPPDSILYEEAGNITLTLQNMRDLKVANPDLGAIIPLYGTVMQYEDLWIKYVDSHRDLTHVIADAGSNQISLLERGFADGLVGQLPYQSGEVCIDTLLNLRRESGGKPSAHRKSSDLVFGTNLSLLLRIPLILPTLTVDQNFVGNYRILGYVLFCILASLSIVVMAWVLMKRKTYIVRASQPIFLIVVAVGALIMSSSIIPIGFDNENYSVGACSAACIATPWLLSIGFSTVFSALFSKLWRINRVVESAQRFNKQVVTVRDVILPFCLLMVANLIILICWTVVAPLEYVRRDDLGTDPWNRVISSYGTCMTREGQRSVPFVSALVAVNLGALLFANIQAYKARSIQSEFSESKYIALVVAGMMQVSLVGLPVLLLTVDNPPVYYLLRILLVFVITLAIIGLIFVPKMLHKPKENGRQVVVSYGTPSADGGATSTLSRVSNSNRGDDGKIDSNELHVNSMLDLKALPKGSVEESSGVASIAAIRAAAARAQEQPS; translated from the coding sequence ATGAAGAATTATGTAGCAGTATTTGGAGTTTTCCGTTGTCTGCTTTTGTTTGCGCCTTCACCACCATGCGTCAGCGCTGCTAATGAGACTTTTCGATTCGGCATTCTGCCGAAGAGCCTAGATAATCCTTTCTTCGACCCCGTCCGGACAGGTTGTGAAGCTCGAGCGGATGTCTACGGAAACGTAGTGTGCGTATGGATTGGGCCAGAGCAGGAAGAGCCGACGGGTGCCGCCCAAGTAGAATGGATTGACCGAATGATAGATCAAAGGCTCGCCGGCGACCCTGAGGCGCTCGACGGACTTGCCATTTCGGTTGTAAACGAGGAGTCCGTGAAGGAGCCAATTCGAAGAGCGCTTGACTCGGGAATGTCGGTTATTTGTTTTGACAGCGATGCGGCTAACTCGGATCGTCAAGCATTCGTTGGAACCGACAACGTCGCGTTTGGTGAGCAGCTCGGAAAGGTTTTGTTGCAACTTCAACCCACCGGTGGGATGTTCGCACTGGTTTCCATCCAAACGCCAAATTTGGAGCTGCGAGTTCGCGGTATACGATCCGCACTATCAGGCTCTACCTGGACAGAACCTCCCGACTCCATTTTGTACGAAGAAGCGGGCAACATAACGCTAACACTTCAGAATATGAGGGATTTGAAGGTGGCAAATCCGGACCTTGGAGCAATCATTCCGCTCTACGGAACTGTTATGCAGTACGAAGACCTTTGGATAAAATACGTTGATAGTCACCGAGACCTCACGCACGTTATAGCCGACGCTGGATCGAACCAAATATCCCTATTGGAACGCGGCTTCGCTGATGGTTTAGTAGGACAACTACCGTACCAATCTGGGGAGGTGTGCATCGACACCCTCTTAAATCTACGTCGGGAATCGGGTGGAAAACCTTCTGCGCACAGAAAAAGCTCAGACCTGGTTTTCGGGACCAATTTGTCTTTGCTGCTGCGAATACCATTGATTCTACCCACACTGACTGTCGACCAGAACTTTGTTGGAAATTACCGCATCCTCGGCTACGTCTTATTCTGCATCCTTGCTTCGCTTTCGATTGTCGTCATGGCATGGGTGTTGATGAAACGGAAGACATACATAGTTCGGGCTTCTCAGCCCATTTTTCTCATTGTGGTTGCTGTTGGTGCACTAATTATGAGTTCCTCGATAATTCCAATTGGcttcgacaacgagaatTACAGTGTTGGTGCCTGTTCGGCAGCTTGTATCGCCACCCCTTGGTTGCTCTCTATAGGCTTTTCCACCGTTTTCTCGGCGCTCTTTAGCAAGCTGTGGCGAATCAATCGGGTGGTGGAGTCAGCTCAGAGGTTCAACAAGCAAGTTGTGACGGTGCGGGACGTCATTTTACCGTTCTGTCTTCTGATGGTAGCCAATTTGATCATACTGATTTGCTGGACGGTTGTTGCGCCGTTGGAATACGTACGACGAGACGATCTCGGAACTGATCCTTGGAACCGCGTCATATCAAGCTATGGGACCTGCATGACTAGGGAAGGCCAGCGCTCTGTACCGTTTGTGTCAGCGCTGGTTGCTGTCAACCTGGGAGCTCTCTTGTTTGCGAACATTCAAGCTTACAAGGCCCGGAGTATTCAGAGCGAATTTAGTGAGTCGAAGTACATTGCTTTAGTGGTAGCGGGAATGATGCAAGTGAGTCTTGTCGGCTTGCCAGTGTTGCTTCTGACAGTCGACAATCCTCCCGTGTACTACCTACTTCGAATTCTGTTGGTCTTTGTGATTACTCTGGCGATAATCGGGCTTATCTTTGTTCCAAAAATGCTTCATAAGCCGAAAGAGAACGGACGGCAGGTCGTTGTCTCGTATGGTACCCCTTCAGCCGATGGCGGTGCAACCAGCACCCTATCAAGGGTGTCAAACTCAAACCGTGGCGACGATGGTAAAATAGACTCTAACGAATTGCACGTCAATTCTATGTTAGACTTGAAAGCATTGCCTAAAGGCAGTGTAGAGGAATCTTCCGGGGTGGCCAGTATAGCGGCAATAAGGGCAGCGGCTGCCCGAGCTCAGGAGCAGCCCTCCTAG
- a CDS encoding predicted protein has translation MWERKRSHKKSKSTKTLLMDLFPNNTNIEGATIINACYGGTAALLNAFCGLFLTNGTATTPSSSPPILVPTHAAPPDPLVGLA, from the exons ATG TGGGAACGCAAACGCTCCCACAAAAAGTCCAAGTCCACCAAAACGCTCCTCATGGATCTCTTTCccaacaataccaacatTGAAGGCGCTACCATTATCAACGCGTGTTACGGAGGCACCGCCGCCCTGCTCAACGCTTTTTGtgggttgtttttgacgaatgGGACGGCCACtacgccatcgtcgtcgccgccaatATTGGTGCCTACGCACGCGGCCCCGCCCGACCCACTAGTGGGGCTGGCG